A segment of the Lolium perenne isolate Kyuss_39 chromosome 3, Kyuss_2.0, whole genome shotgun sequence genome:
ttgtactgtttgctctgctactgttcatgttgatcactacatctagtatgttcgagtttcacatgttagtagttactgtcgtcatgcttaatattctggaattaatcatggaaattgtgcctaattatccaacagacACCGTTTGTTACTTATTGTAGGGCCAAGGTTTCCCGGGATGAATTTCACATGTGATCTGATGCATCGTTCAATGAGGAAGGCTCACATTCATGCAAAGTTGGTGTGTTGTCTTTTGCCGCTCGAATTTCTTAATTGCAGTTGTTGTTTCAAGTATGTCAGCAGCAGTTAGATTGCATTTTCCTCCAATTAATCTCTCACCATCACCTACATTCTTTCTCGCGGCGCATGCAGCTCTTGCCTTCTCCATCCCCAAGATTGCTTGTACAACCAAGAAAACATGCCTCCGCACTTGGATCACCTTTTCAAATTCCCTCGTGAGCGTGGGGTCTATAGTTAGTAAGTGATATAATGAAAAATGGATTAGTAATTTTCATGTGATTTGATTTTGATCTGACAATGTTCAATTGGATTTTCGTGGTTTGTTATTTATGTGAACTAAACACCCAATCTATAAAATTATGCGTTTCTCAACCTGCTGTATACGCAACTTTTTTTATCTTGTCTTGTTCCTATGCCTTTTCTATTAATCTGTTTTTTTAAAAAACTCATCCACCGTTTTTTTAGGGGTCCACCGCCTTTTTCTTTCAGGTGAAACAATGTACACACTCCAAAACACTtattcgttttttttttttttgacttagCAAAACTCTTCTTCGTTGGTGCTTCACGGGCCGTCAAATCGTGGATGGCTACAACTCATGCCAACATCCGCGGACCCGTATCATAAAACGACCAACTTTTCCCGGCCCGCCTCTCCAGTCCCGCGGAAGCCCATCCCATCAGTCCGACCAAATGCCTCGCAAAGCGAAAGCCGCGGAGCCTACCCGGCGGTCCAAGGGCAAAAAAGATCATCCGCCCCACGCGCCGACCCAAGCGGCCGCCGCCAACGCCACCGCAGCCGCCGCCGGCATGGAGGCCGCCGCAGCGACCGCCGGGGTCTGCGTCTACGACACCCTCCCCGGTCTAACCCTAGACTTCTCTCCGGAGGAGGCCCTCGACGCGGCGGAGCCCCAGCCGTCCTcctaccccgccgccgccgcggaggaCGCGACCGCGACCTACGCCGTCTTCCGCAATGAGATTACTGCGGCCGGGGACGCCCTCGTTGACATACCCGCTACCGATTTCTTCTCCCTCGACGTCTCGGCGGCTGGTAAGGCCGTTCCGGCCTCCCCGTCGTCGTCGGTGGCGTGGCCTGCCGGGGCGGCGACGCCCTCGAGCTCCCTCGCTAAGGCGGAGCAGCCGGCGCAGGGGTCGGAGCGCGCGTGGTTCCGAGGAGGCAGGCGGTTCAGAAGCCCCATGTTGCAGCTACACAAAGGTTAGGAACCTTGGCATTATTACTGCCTAGAACTTACTGTCCTTAATGAAGTTTCTGGTGTTGATGTGCTTAGAAATTGTATGCACCCATAGTTCTCCTCGAATTTCCCCCGGTGGCAAGTGACTGAAGAGTGGTAGTTATGAAATGCACACATTTGGGGGGTGGTGATATGTTGTGTATGGAAAGTGATTTGAACCGTTTTGTTTGTTACAGTACAAAAAATACCGAGGAGGATATCGTACCGAGTTATCAGTAATTTGGAACACCAACTTGATGCATTTAGAAAACAGGAAATAGCCATTGCAGTTTGTGCACTAATGGACCACTCAAATATTGTCGCATTGTCTGCATCATTGATAAATTAGCATTGCCACACCTTTTTACATCTAAAACATGTACAGAAATGCTCATCATAACTAATGTGGCAAACAGCCCTGTTACTTTGCTTATTTAGGCTCGCCAATCACATTTGATTTGATGTTTAAGAGCTTACATGGTAAAACTTGGGTTCGTTAGAAACTTATATTATATTTTTTTTAGCTGCAAAATTTGTCTGCTGAGATACTGAAGTATTGCGTATCTGTTGCAGAGATTCTTGACTTCTGTGATTTTATCTCACCTTCCGCCGAAGAGGAATCTTCACGGACGGCTGCTGTGCAAGCTGTCTCTGATGTTGTCAAGCATATATGGCCTCATTGCAAGGCATCATAacattctctctctctctctctctctctctctctctctctctctctgtgtgtgtgtgtttgtgcgtgtgtgtgtgtttaTAGCCACATGTCATTTTGGTAATTCTTGATTTTGCGTGGCAGGTTGAAGTCTTCGGATCTTTCAGAACAGGGCTTTATCTACCAACAAGTGATATTGATGTAAGAGTACTTGCTCTCATACTCTCTTAAATTTCAGCACTTCACTTCCTCTGCCATCTTGTCTGTATTTTGTCAACTTTTAGGGCTATTAATAAGTGTATTTTGTAGAGTAAAAAACACATGTATTTTGTAAGTGTACAACTCTTCAGTTGCAACTTGCATGCATTCACAATTATTTAGCTCATTTTCGTCAATCATTCTCCTTTCCCCTTTCTCCTCCTCCTCACCGGATGAGGGCTGGTGTCTAGTATGTGTGCTCCTCCCGCGTGGCATGGCAGATCCGTTCAGCACGACATAATGACAGGCGGGGCCGAACCAGTTGACATGCTTTTTTTTCCCCTAAACCAACCTGACCTGGTCTGAAGTTCGAACTTACCCCTGGTCCCGAGTGCAACATCCAAAGTGCAACTAATGACAGTACCTGGTCCGAAGTGCAATTCACTGCAATAAAAATCCAAGAATCATCACACGGTGTGTGTGGTAAGTAATCTCAAACAAACATACTAGAATCTTAGCAAAAGATTTATTTAGTGTAAGTAATATTTATGGAGAAAAAAAGGACAAATTCAATATAGTACAGGTGGAGTTCCCACACTGTTTTTCCAACTGCAGAAAGCAGCAGGGCTATAACATATAGGAGAAAATGAGATTGAGTACACCGAGCGCAGGAAATATTGTACTCTACTAGTCCAGGACAGCAGTACATTGTCACTGTTTCTCGGGACCAATGTTCACCTACCAATTGCACTTGTCAATTCATACCGAAACTGGTAGGgtattttttttttcgagaaaacgcgaAGCTTGCTTCATTGCATTGATAGAGAAGAACAGTCTTCAAGCCTAAGACAAGCCGAAACACCTGACCACTCAagacaagatcaaacccaaaggcCCTAAGACAAACATTACAACAAACGCCACCAAACCAGCATCAGCCTAGATGCCATCCATACAAGTGCACAAGACGCAACCGACCCACCAATCCTAGATAGCATGGCAAGCCAACAGCATTGTGGACTGGCCTCGCCAAAACTGATAGGGTATCTTGTTCTGTTTTATGATATAATAAATTACCCGTGTACATCTGCTTGCAACAATTGATTGCATTCCCAACCTTTTACCTGGAAACACCTGGAAAACATACTTCCTTTGGGGGTGTCTTCTTTTTTGTCAGATAGGGTGTCTTGTGCCGTTTCATGATAGAATGAATTGCCAGGACATATCAGCTTGTCACAAACTACTTACATTCACCTCCTTATTTTACATAGAAACACATGGAAAATACTTTCACTTAGGAATATGAATGTCTTCTTTGTCCTTGTAAGTTCATATGTGTTACTTCTGTTGCAGGTTGTAATATTTGAGTCCAGGGTCAAGACTCCTCAAGTTGGCCTATACGCTCTTGCAAAAGCATTGACCCAAAAAGGTGTTGCCAAGAAGATACAGGTTCCTGTTCTCACCCTTTCTGTATCTAGCGTGAAAGATGTGTATGGAAGTCTTGTTTCTTCAACCCATACTCATTAGCAGGGCTTCAAATTCTTTTGTTGGACTGTTCCTGCCAGTGTATGGTAACTTTCctggtttttgaatttttttcccaaatttgaacttcaaaatATAAATTGAGCCAGTTCTATTTTGTTGCCTGAACCTAGATTTCTAGGTGTTACCATGGAGGGTCTGCATTATTATTTTCTGCGCTACAGGAAGTACTGCATTCAGCTCACAATGAACACAATTTGCAGCATGCTGTTATGCATCAGCACAATAAATAGGAGATAATTGCAGTAGTTATTTGATTAGTGATCATATAGGAATATTGTACATGCATGTATAAGATGTTCGCGGGAAATCAGGTTTATGGATGCACAAGAAGTAATGGGGAAGCAAATACTGAATTCCTTCATTGTTAAGCTCATCAGTCATCATTCAACTCAGTACAGAACAAGGAGGTTGTTAACATTGCTTTCAAATGTGCTGCGGAAAATTGAACTCAATATTTGTGTGAATGGCTATCTGTATTTTTTGAGTGGTGTTGCATGCCTGCTAGTGGCTACGAAAGAGCACTGTTTATTCCAAATAGATTTTCTCACCTTTTGGCTCCTGCGAAAATGTGCATGTGAATGGAGTTTGCTCAACCTTCTCAGGGCACACGTAAGAACCCAATTCGCTTATTGCTCTACATCCCTACATTTGCACCAGCCAAAATGTTGACGATTTTCTTGTTCATTGGCTTCGACGTAGCACCATCTAGGTGCAACAATACCAAACTTCACTACTGGAGTTTGAAATTCAAGCTCAAACTAGCTGATTTAACAAACTTTGCATTGGCCTGAATCCCAGGTAACTTGCCAGGATCCATATCCTACTCGTAACGAGAGCTTCCAAAGCAAGAAAACCTGTTactattttttatattttgaaaaaaaatacaaTTACTCCAGTTGAATTACAATGTGGGATGATATATAGCACCTTGGAAGGTTGCCAAAAGCTGTCGGTTGAGCTTTGGAAGCTGCCACTGCTCGGTTCTGCAGTTGCCAGTTGTTTATTTGTTCTCAAGTTGGTTATGATGTTAATTTTGTTTCTTTTCAGGTGATAGCAAAGGCCCGTGTGCCAATTGTGAAATTTGTGGAAAGAATTAGTGAAATACCTTTTGATATCAGGTTATATTTTTTCTCAAGTAGCTAGAGCTACCACCCCCGCCCCCTCCTTGCTATGTTGTCCAAGAACTTAACGATCTTGTTTTCTTTTCCAGCTTTGATATTGATGGTGGACCACAGGCAGCGGATTTTATCAAGGTACCTGTTGCAACAAAGGACTAGCCCACACTATTGAGGGCATAATTTCTGTTCTAGCTAAtctgtgacaagacatatgcccatATTTATCTTCGATCATCTATGTTAGTCATACTCAACACAGTTTTTCCATTTGGTACCATAGGATGCCATCAAGAAGATGCCTGCTTTAAGACCTTTGTCTATGATTCTGAAGGTTTTCCTTCATCAAAGAGAACTCAATGAGGTACACAACTAAATTTGTAGTTTACTTATTCCATAATAATAACATTGTTGCTTTGAATAGTTGGGTTGACAGAGATTATTGTTTTACATTGGTTGCTAGGTCTATACCGGTGGGGTTGGGTCATATGCTCTTCTCACAATGCTGATCACACATTTACAGGTAAACTGAGCTCTGTTTTATCTACAAGTCCTTGCTGCACTTTCTTAGCCTCATGGCCCATGTCATATACTCATTTTTTTTAGCTAAGTTCTCCACACTTGTGCCTCCATCTTCGACAAGTGTGGGCCTTGTTTGCCAAAAAAAGTTTGGCCTGCTTTAGTTATTTTTCTTACGGTATATCTAATGCTGTCCTTATATAGAATAATTAATATATTTAAGTAGCACAATCGGGTCATAAGATGCTAAGAGATGTTTCAAAGAACATTTTAGTAGTAAGGCTGTAAGGGTGGAAAATTATTAAACTGCATGTGCTATTTCACACCTTGCATATTATACCTTTACGCTTTAGAACTTATGAACATTTGATAAGCTTTTCATACATATATTTGTTGGTGGTAAAAGAAAACATCATATCATTCAGTATACTAGCAGCAAAGTGCTGTTGATA
Coding sequences within it:
- the LOC127343291 gene encoding uncharacterized protein gives rise to the protein MPRKAKAAEPTRRSKGKKDHPPHAPTQAAAANATAAAAGMEAAAATAGVCVYDTLPGLTLDFSPEEALDAAEPQPSSYPAAAAEDATATYAVFRNEITAAGDALVDIPATDFFSLDVSAAGKAVPASPSSSVAWPAGAATPSSSLAKAEQPAQGSERAWFRGGRRFRSPMLQLHKEILDFCDFISPSAEEESSRTAAVQAVSDVVKHIWPHCKVEVFGSFRTGLYLPTSDIDVVIFESRVKTPQVGLYALAKALTQKGVAKKIQVIAKARVPIVKFVERISEIPFDISFDIDGGPQAADFIKDAIKKMPALRPLSMILKVFLHQRELNEVYTGGVGSYALLTMLITHLQLIWGVKDMLGYRQSKEHNLGILLIKFFDFYGRKLNNWDVGISCNSARTFFLKSDNDFVNLDRPHLIAIQDPMVPDNDIGKNSFNYFKVKSAFSKAYSVLTDAKLITSLGPNRSILGAIVRPDSVLLDRKGWNTDGALADMLAEPWEPLAQRFDSENDAMYNWHALDDDEPLPRNTQPASEDTSSSPLKKRKSSKSNKKSRKKAKADDVSSSDDAEDGSRNRRERSRGKESRQSEKTHRSAGSSRRRKGPREYDRFTNTLPQHTHISRW